The sequence CACCGACCCCGAAAACGTTTATCTGAGGCAGGACCTGACGAACGACCGGGAAATGCTTGCGGGAGAGATCGAGAATATTTTTGTGCGGCCGGGCCGAACGGCGGTTTGGGATGCACTCCGGGTCGCGGCAGATCATTTTCGAAGACACACGCCCGCCGGCGGCCGGACGCTTATCGTTTTTACTGATGGCGACGAACTCGGCAGCGTCTCAAAACCCGATCAAGTGATCAAGGACCTGCAAGAACTTAACGTGACGGTCATTGCTATTGGGCTCGCCGAGCGGCGGGTGAATGAAAAAATGCTCGACCGAGTGGTTCGCGAGACCGGCGGACTTAAGATCCTTCCTCATATGGGCAGCGATCTGCGATCGGTCTCAGAAGAGATATTGTCTCGAATTCGTGATGGAAACTAGCACGGTGGAAAACCGTCCAACACAATCGGTCTGCCCTTCATGTTCTGTCGAGATCCGCGACGGCGCAATGTTCTGCTATAACTGCGGCACCGCGACGCCAGCAGCGGACGAGACAGAATTCCTCGAGGCAGCAGTTGCCGAGGCCGACACTGAGGCGAAGGTCATCGAGGAAAAGCAGGCCGAGACGAAAGATCCCTGGAGCGTCAGCGCTCCTATCGAATCACGGCCCATAGCCACTCCGAAGAAGCGGCGCGAAAAACGCCGGCACTCAAAACCACAGGCCGTTGAGATCGTTCCGCGGAGCGGCCCGCAATGGCAGTTTGTCATCGCGACCGCAGTGCTCTTCGTAATCGGCTTCGTGGTGATCCTTCTGGCTCTCTATTTCAAGTAGGCCTTAAATGGAGATCGCAATACTCATCTTCTTCGCCGCCATTTTAGGCGTTGCCGCGTTTGTCATCATCGGCGTATTGATACTTCTCTACCTCAGAAAGCGCAAATGAAAACGGCCGCTCGATCGGCGGCCGCATTTCAGATCAATAACATTCGTTCTAGTTTCTTTGCAGTGTGGGGGCATTGCCTGTTGGCGTTGCGTACCTTCCGGTGCGGGTGACCGCGATCCGCCGTTCGCGATTCGGCCCGTCTTTGATCACAACCCGAATATTGCGAAAGGTGCCGTCGGTCGTCTCGTTGGTCGGGGCATAGCCGATCGAATACTGCATTCGCATCTCGTTCGAAATGGATGCCGCGATCTCATTCAGTTCGTTAACGCTCGCCGGAAAATATGCCCGGCCGCCGGTCTCTGTCGCGAGTTTGGTCAAAAGATTCTTCGCACGGTTATACGGGCTGCGGCGAATAAATCCACCTTCTTTCGGAAGCTCATCGAGAAAACCGATGGTGTAGATCTGCACGTCAAGCTCTTTGAGCAATTCGAAAAGCTGCTCCTCCTTAAAATAACTGTCGCGATCCTCGCCGTCCGAAACCACGATCAATGCCCGGCGCTTTCGTTC comes from Acidobacteriota bacterium and encodes:
- a CDS encoding VWA domain-containing protein encodes the protein MPAYRFLMLRIAIFTLVAMLSLCSLALAQAPEAESEPATKTIGFLIDNSGTFRRMLDRSIRIASGVAVGLPEGSAGFLITYTDPENVYLRQDLTNDREMLAGEIENIFVRPGRTAVWDALRVAADHFRRHTPAGGRTLIVFTDGDELGSVSKPDQVIKDLQELNVTVIAIGLAERRVNEKMLDRVVRETGGLKILPHMGSDLRSVSEEILSRIRDGN
- a CDS encoding zinc ribbon domain-containing protein yields the protein MENRPTQSVCPSCSVEIRDGAMFCYNCGTATPAADETEFLEAAVAEADTEAKVIEEKQAETKDPWSVSAPIESRPIATPKKRREKRRHSKPQAVEIVPRSGPQWQFVIATAVLFVIGFVVILLALYFK